TTATGGTAAAATAATGTTGTTTTACTATGGAGGCCTGAAACAATAACAACGTACACTACTTGATCTTTACAACGGACACTAGTGCAAGTAGTGTACGTTGTAAGGAGCACCATCCCAcggatcttttttatttatttatttttctgccAAATGAAACACGCGGCTATTTCCCCTGATTTGAACGGGGAGCACAACCCTGGTTCGGGATCCTCGCAGTCGTTGGATCTGTAGCCACCCCGAATTCCCAGCATCCGACGGTTGTGCGTGGGCCGGAGAGCCATAAAGTTACAAGATCACCAGAACGACATTTCAACTTCCTCCGATCGACGCTACCATCCAACCGGGCGCCGTCCTCAGgtattttctccctcttttcctaTCCCACTGTCGACGCTCGCCGCTGTCGTCTGTTCCGCCTGTCCGCTCCCTGTACCCAtccctctttctctcttcctctctcgaTGCGTCTTTGTTGGTGTATCTGTGGTCGTTGGCTTTAAGCTGTATTGAATTGCAGGAATAGATCGTCAAACTTGTTTCTTGATctcttttctttaattttttgtgTAATGGTGACTTTTATGCTTCTATTTGATGGGGTTCCCGGAGTTAGCCTCAATTTTATTGGAAACTTGTATGCTTATTCAAGTTCGTCATCTGATTATTATATTTGTTCTCCCGAATAACGTTTCTCTATTTTGCTACCCTATTTGAAtcttttgaaattcttgtatgtaAAGATGAATTGAAATCGTTGGATATCGGATGCCCTAAAATAAGACTGCCTAagcttatattataaatataatcacgAGGTATTAGTTAGCATTGTGGAAAATATAAACAATACTGGTAGTTTTGGATGGCTTAATTCCTATGTTAAACCAAGTTAGCATTTTCAAGGAAGCCAAGTAGAAAAGTACGAGAAAAATGAAAGTCACAGGCACGAGAGTTCTACATGGACTGATACAATTAAGTAGAAGCAAAGGTACTattgtaaaataaaaaatttgtggGAGTTTCTAAAAGAACCAGGGTTCCACCTGGATTGatgatctcctctctctctctctctctctctctcttccccgatTTCTATTACGAAGCTCTTTAATTTTTATTACGTATTAGTATTTTATATCCATACTGCAAATGCTGAACGAGCACTAAAAAGGTCCAATCTTATATTTTGTgtctatctttatattttaattatttttttagtaatttaatcTATCACTTGTTACTAAATTTCTTTTAATTGTTTTTCTCATCTCAGCATTAGTTCCTGCTTATGATCGCAAAATTTTAACATTACTATGTCTATGCATTtgtaaacaaaaaaagaagaatcttCATCTTTTGAATAAGTGTTAGGGGAATTGTGCACGATCAAGATAATATGATAATTAATGAGCTTGCTAATTATTCTTAGTTGTCTGCTAAAACTTCAAAGTCAAGACAAGCTTTATCTATAACATCTACAGGAGCTTCTTCGCCAACTAGGGGTCTTGTTGTGCCCAAATTTGCAAAACAATGAAGGAAGAGACTGTGCTTCAATGGGGATATGAAGTGGACTTTACTAGGATACAAATGTGATGAACCTTCCAATTTATTGTATATAtgtaaggaagaagaggagatttGATTATTGGGAAAAAATGTTTGGGAAGTTACTGAGCCTCAAGAAAACGAACTGCATATtgctaatttaatttaattttttttttttttgaaaaactgtaaTTTTCTCTAGTTCTCAAGGTGACTTGAATCGAGACATTGAAGCATGGTAGTTCCAAAAGGTTCTATATTTATGGTACTTAATATGATTGTCAATTGTTTTTAAGTTTGAACTCTTGTATATGATTCTATTGAATGTTATGGgcttaattttcttaatttatttcTTCTTTTTGGAATAAAAGAAATAGCTGAGTTATCTCTTGATCTTTTTGCTTATGCTTCCTAGGGCGAGAAAGTGCCGGTTGTTTATGCTtaacaatgaacatgatgaactcaAGATTCACCAGATTTAAAGGATTAGAGAATGAGCCAACTCCTAACTTGTTTGTTGCCAATTGTGGACCAGCTGTGGGCATGTCTTTTGATAATATTGAATCTGCTTTTGGCATTTTTGGCAAGGTTGTTGGAGTCCATGCTGCTGATGAAACTGGTGCACGTGTAATTGTTTGCTTTTCTGAAGTCAATGCTGCTCAAGCAGCCTTTAAAGCACTAAATGGCCTCCCTTGTGCTGAACTTGGAGGGAGAATAATGCATATAAGCTACTCAGTAGTACGGCCACTTCAGAAGGTTTTAGTTGTAGACTGAATTTTAGCAGAAAGTTTATTTACTAGGTTAAAGTATTCTCATGACATGTATTCCTTCCTTTAAACATGCCTAAGTTTATGTTCATCTTTTTTTATAATGACTAGGAGGCATCACATTTATCCTAAACAATGTGGAATATGCTGTTGACATGTCGCTTTCTGGTCTGCAGATCACATCTTCCATCTAATTTCTGGTGGACGTGCTTAAAGTATTGAATTTGTTCTAATTAACTGACTGTGATGCTCTATCTACTCTTTTTTTAAAAATCATGAAGTTATCACAATGTGTTTAATCCTCTAAATCAAGTGCTAAGGAAACTCATTTTAAGCTATTTTTCTCTTGCCGTTTTGTTCACAATTCCATCAGTACATTTATGTAGTTACTGTCAGTGATTTCCTAGCACAATGTGCACTGCACTTTCCTTCCAGGAATGATGACCATTAAAGTATTAATAACTATAGATTATCTACATTTCTATTTCTCCATTTATAACATTGTACATATGGTGTTGAACTCTATTATGTGCACTTCATTGGCTATTTTACTTACAGCATGCTGCAGTAACATAAGCTTCATTCTATAATCTGATCATCAGATTTTGATATCTGCAAGATGTTTGGTTTGTCATCAGACACCAGGTTGAAATTCATTGCAATAAGAAATTGAATTGCCAAATTGCTTGACACATTTGATTTATGAACTTGTAtttaaaaatgaaatttgagtagAAGCATCGATAGTTACATTTACTTtagttaataaatatatattttttaatttttaattataatttttaaaatatattattggatattgtttatttattataatgacattaataataaattatattagaTACTTATATAATGTATCTATATGGACATGAAAGAAATATACATTATAAAACTCTATTATATGAAGAAGGAaaattttttaattcaaaaaGTTTTTGTGGTCTTTGGAAATGGAATTGAAAGCCCATTTTACTAATAGAAACTTCAAATTCTCTCAAAGAGGAATGGATTGCCTCCAAGAATGATAAGTGGAATTTGAATTGCCTCCACCATACATTTGGAATAAGAATTGTTCATTCTATTTTCACTCTGATTAAATTCGTAGAACCAATTACAACCTAAATGTTAtttccatttcttgtaaatttcttccATATTAAAGTAATTTGCTCAAAGCAGAACTCAGTTTGAAGGATGTAAACTTGGAAACTTGGTCTTATCTTGAAGTAATCATATTCCATTGTGGTTCAAGTTTTTTCACTCCAAAATATACTTGGTAGGATTTGGTCAACATGGACAAAACTTATCAAGATAATCATGTTCTACCACCATAGTTGACCGAAGGATGATATTGATTTTGATTCTATTTTTATTAGTTCATGTCCTGCTTTAAGTCTTGGAAACCCCTTGTTATTACCTTCTTGCAAGAATAAGGTCGATTGTAgtagtgttttttcttttttgatcaaATTCAATGTCTTCTATTTGGTTCAGCATGCAGTGAATTATCTCATCAAAGCCTTATGTTGTGAGTGCACAATTGATCTGGTTATGAGGACAAGCCTTGGTACAATATTAAGGTTGTTCCTTTGTTAGTTTCGAGTTTCAGTAAGGTTGTTCCTTGGTACAATAGTAAGATTGTTCCTTTGTTATGATGCCACCTGAAGCCTTTGTTAGTTTCAAGTTTCAGTTTTCTTGGTTTCATTTTCAAATCTAGAATGAAAGACTACAAAATTAGGCAGTTAAGCATCAAATTTTAGCAGAATATTGAATCTGCAAAATTTGATAATGGTGTTCAGGAATTAAAGTGCTTATATGCAtagatgcaattttgaagattctGTTGTTTTTTCTTCCCTTAAAGCACTGGAAAAAGATGTGTGTTATCAGCTGTATTTATATTGTAGCCTGATCTATATCTGATAGTATAAATGGTTAATGGAAACAAGGGTATCATTATCTGTCATaaaatttatgcatgaaattttactGAGCAATATATGTTGTGGGCAGTATCATAGAGATTAAATGATGACAATAGTGTTTTTCTAACAACTTATTAAGGTATTTCTTAGGTTTATGTTTCTGAAGGCTATTATATGAATTCAAATTGCTGCCCACTGAATATGTATGTTTTAGTATGTAAATAAGGAACCCTTGAACTTATTTGTAACATATACTACTTTCTTTTCATAGGATTTGTAAATGTCTAAAAGATTCTATGTCGCTGCAGTAACACAGATTTTGTGTTGGCCTAAGCATTCAAGGATTCGAGATTTTGTCTCATGCCTAGGGCTTGTGTGACTGACATGTATCTCATGTATTCTGTAGAATTCATCATTGTAATCCATTTAGATTATGCATGTCCATGACTAAAATTTATATCTCTTTCTAGGTacataaagaaatattttttccAGTATATTTTTCGGCATCAGACTTGGGGATTCCAGGAATTTATCTCGTGCATGATTTTATCACTGTGGAGGAAGAAAAGGTTAGAACTCAAGTAAATTTATACATGTTCTTTCTGTATTTATAGAATATGTTCCTGGAATATGTTTAGAAAGTCCATCTCTCTGTTTTATTTTCAGAGACTCCTTGCAGAAGTTGACAATAGGCAGTGGAGAAGTCTGTCGAAAAGAAGAGTTCAGCATTATGgttatgaatttttgtatgaggtAAGCTGCTTTTTGTACCTACCTACTACGACCGAATATATGACATTCTGCAAACTTCTGTGCGATTATGAAATTTGGATTTACAATAAAATTTGCCGGTTGAGATTGCTACAATTTTACATACCTATTGTTATCATGGTTCATTATTTTGCCGGGACTGGTACATGCTGTGCGGTACATACCAATCCGATGGAGAACTGAGTAGCGGACGACCTGGAATCAGGAAATGGGTATATAACAATTTGTTGTATCCAAGAGTTTGCTTGTTTATCAGACTGGCTTCTCTCAAAatcatttataggctccaaatttcCTCTAGCTTTCTTTTTGGTCTGACTGGTTGTTTGACTGAAGTTTTGCCTGATACTGCCTATCATTGATGACTCTTGTGCCCTGACATCCTTTTGTGCAGACAAGAAACATTGATTCTAAGCATTTTTTGGGTGAGCTTCCATCCTTTGTTTCGAACATACTGCAGAAAATCTTATCATTTCCTGGTCTTGGTCATGATCAAAACAAAGAAATGGATCAGTTGACGGTATGTACCAGACATTTGTTTCTCACTGTTCTCGATGTGTTCATTAAATTCTTTCTACACGAGTAAGCTAGAAATAGTTGGCTGCAACTTTATCTATAAAGAGAATATATTATAACACTTAAATTTCTTGTTGTGCCATCTCAGTCTCTTTAATTTGTTTTAAGATTTTTGGAGTCATTTTGACAATTAAGTCACAATGTGATCGATGGAATTGTGTTACATAAGCTGTCCGTTTTATGCCTTTAGTTTGATTATTATTCCTTATGGCAGAACTTATTATTTCCCTCTTTTCAGTACTACATGAGCTTTGTAGTTGCTTTACTTTTTTTATTGCTAAGTGAACTTTGTTGTTGCATGAGCCTACTAGGCTACCAGCGAACTGGACTTGTTGGTTTCCGAGGCAATAATTCTCCTTTCTTAAGGGGGAAATCTGTACCAACCTGAAAGGTTGATGTCCAATCAGTTCCTTAGTTTAGGGTATTTGCACTATAGCCATCCATATACCACTACGAAAATGCCTCAATAAATAGATTTAGTGCTGGTGTCGATAGAGCCTGGTTATATCATATTACTATAGTGGCCCAACATTTATTCCATGGATGATAATTTTTGTTACTTTGGGGTTTTTATCGTGGGCTATTATTAACTATGTATTTAGATGAATATGAAATCACTAATGTTGTAAAAGTCTGTCAACCAAGAGATTTTTGTCAAACAAAAGTTTATATAAACAAATTGTGATTTAGTCAATATCAGTGTCAAAAAGTCCGGTGCTTAATTTACCTATTCAAGAAAATATCCAGGAAGATTCTAATTATTCTACAATTATTCACATTTTAACTACTAAAACTCATTACCATCCAAGGAGATAGATATGAAGGATACAAAAGAAACATGCATCTTCTTTAATATGGCAGTACCAATACTATTTTTTTTGCTCCATGTTTAAGAATGTTAGCAAAAACTAGAGAGTAGTGTTTGGCAAAGTTCTAGATTTTGTCCAGTATCAATACCAATCTATTGATGGATTGGTTTGGTATTGTATGCAAGGTTGTTTAGGGATGTCAACAGGGTAGAGTGGGGGTGGGGGCGGGGGCGAGGGCGAGGAATGCTTCCCCCATCACCATCCCCGTTTCATCCCCCATTCCCTATCCACACCTCATTTCCCATTTAGACAAGGAATCCCTACCGGGGGCAAGAAACTTGCACGTTCTTTATATTCTCCTAATCAATCCATttcattttagaaaaaaataaaat
This DNA window, taken from Musa acuminata AAA Group cultivar baxijiao chromosome BXJ3-7, Cavendish_Baxijiao_AAA, whole genome shotgun sequence, encodes the following:
- the LOC135642089 gene encoding alkylated DNA repair protein ALKBH8 homolog, coding for MNMMNSRFTRFKGLENEPTPNLFVANCGPAVGMSFDNIESAFGIFGKVVGVHAADETGARVIVCFSEVNAAQAAFKALNGLPCAELGGRIMHISYSVVRPLQKVHKEIFFPVYFSASDLGIPGIYLVHDFITVEEEKRLLAEVDNRQWRSLSKRRVQHYGYEFLYETRNIDSKHFLGELPSFVSNILQKILSFPGLGHDQNKEMDQLTVNEYPCGVGLSPHIDTHSAFDELIFSLSTAGPCIMEFRRYPEGTWCHPTASVNEIHEDTPLLSSYIARKAIFLPPRSMILMSGEGRYAWHHYIPHRKVDRVGEKAIGRSSRRVSFTFRKVRKGSCCCPYKQYCDSQLECRNQQVKQDIVQSSLPLKREAFCPTDTDRI